A genomic stretch from Phycisphaerae bacterium includes:
- a CDS encoding aspartate carbamoyltransferase catalytic subunit: MVWPHRNLLTLEELTSDEINLILDTAAAFEDVSTRSVKKVPALRGRVVVNLFFEDSTRTRTSFTLAAQRLSADVIDFTAKASSLSKGESLRDTVRNIEAMGIDVIVCRHSSSGANHLIAKNTKCCVINAGDGRHEHPTQGLLDIYTIRKAKGRIDGLKVAIVGDVGNSRVARSNLHGLLKLGAEVTFVGPTTMVPGAFAKMGARVVHDFDSVIGEFDVINMLRIQMERLGSNVFPSLGEYTRLFGLTNERMKRARQDVLVMHPGPINRGVEMAGDVADGGRSVILEQVTNGLAVRMAVMFLCTQALGAG, encoded by the coding sequence TCACGCTTGAAGAACTCACGTCCGACGAGATCAACTTGATTCTCGATACCGCCGCGGCGTTCGAGGATGTCTCCACCCGCAGCGTCAAAAAGGTGCCGGCGCTTCGCGGCCGGGTCGTGGTGAATCTCTTCTTCGAGGATTCAACCCGTACGCGCACGAGTTTCACGCTGGCGGCACAGCGTCTCAGCGCGGACGTCATCGATTTCACCGCCAAGGCCAGCTCACTCTCAAAGGGCGAATCACTTCGGGATACCGTGCGGAACATCGAGGCGATGGGTATCGACGTGATCGTTTGCCGCCACTCGTCGTCGGGGGCGAATCACCTCATCGCGAAGAACACGAAGTGCTGCGTCATCAACGCGGGCGACGGCCGCCATGAACATCCGACGCAGGGCCTCCTTGATATATACACGATCCGAAAGGCAAAGGGCCGGATTGACGGGCTGAAGGTGGCGATTGTGGGTGACGTGGGAAACTCGCGCGTGGCGCGATCGAACCTTCACGGCCTCCTGAAGCTTGGCGCCGAAGTCACCTTTGTGGGGCCCACGACCATGGTGCCTGGCGCGTTCGCGAAGATGGGGGCGCGGGTCGTGCACGATTTTGATTCCGTGATCGGCGAATTCGATGTCATCAACATGCTCCGCATTCAGATGGAGCGGCTGGGCTCGAATGTCTTTCCGAGTCTTGGTGAATACACACGCCTGTTCGGATTGACCAACGAGCGGATGAAACGCGCCCGGCAGGATGTACTGGTGATGCACCCGGGGCCGATCAACCGGGGAGTCGAAATGGCGGGTGACGTGGCGGACGGCGGTCGAAGCGTCATTCTGGAGCAGGTGACAAATGGCTTGGCGGTGCGCATGGCCGTGATGTTCCTCTGCACGCAGGCACTCGGAGCCGGATGA